From Solwaraspora sp. WMMD1047, the proteins below share one genomic window:
- a CDS encoding DUF5130 family protein, protein MTGRPAVLDGPFSTRQLLRIDEAMRVADQSTGLTFSVYVGDLDDPARAHAEQLHGQLADPDQSVLIAVSPNQRLLEVVTGAQARKRIRDRDAKLAALSMVAAFGGGDLAGGVISGLDQLATHAGRS, encoded by the coding sequence GTGACCGGCCGGCCGGCGGTGCTGGACGGGCCGTTCTCCACCCGGCAGCTGCTCCGGATCGACGAGGCGATGCGGGTGGCCGACCAGTCCACCGGGCTCACCTTCAGCGTCTACGTCGGCGACCTCGACGACCCGGCCCGCGCGCACGCGGAGCAGCTGCACGGCCAGCTCGCCGACCCGGACCAGTCGGTGCTGATCGCGGTCTCGCCGAACCAGCGGCTGCTGGAGGTGGTGACCGGCGCCCAGGCGCGCAAGCGGATCCGGGACCGGGACGCCAAACTCGCCGCGCTCTCCATGGTGGCCGCCTTCGGCGGCGGCGACCTGGCCGGCGGCGTGATCAGCGGCCTGGACCAGCTCGCCACCCACGCCGGCCGCTCCTGA
- a CDS encoding DsbA family protein gives MSERTTVEMWFDPACPWAWITSRWLLEVERVRPVDVRFRVMSLAVLNEGRDDLPAEYKEMLAQAWGPVRVCIAVENEHGQQAVRDLYTALGTRIHLRGDRGPQLLTEALTEVGLDPALAEAATSTDHDKALRASHDAGMKPVGTDVGTPVIHAPGPTGEPIAFFGPVITPAPKGEAAGRLWDGVLLVAGTPGFYELKRTRDLDPIFD, from the coding sequence GTGTCCGAGCGTACGACCGTCGAAATGTGGTTCGACCCGGCCTGTCCGTGGGCCTGGATCACCTCCCGCTGGCTGCTGGAGGTGGAACGGGTCCGACCGGTGGATGTCCGGTTCCGGGTGATGAGCCTCGCCGTGCTGAACGAGGGACGGGACGACCTGCCGGCGGAGTACAAAGAAATGCTGGCGCAGGCGTGGGGCCCGGTCCGGGTCTGCATCGCGGTGGAGAACGAGCACGGCCAGCAGGCCGTACGCGACCTCTACACCGCGCTCGGCACCCGCATCCACCTGCGGGGCGACCGCGGGCCGCAGCTGCTGACGGAGGCGCTGACCGAGGTCGGGCTCGACCCGGCGCTCGCCGAGGCGGCCACCTCCACCGACCACGACAAGGCGCTGCGGGCCAGCCACGACGCGGGCATGAAGCCGGTCGGCACCGACGTGGGCACCCCGGTGATCCACGCCCCGGGTCCGACGGGTGAGCCGATCGCCTTCTTCGGCCCGGTGATCACCCCGGCGCCCAAGGGCGAGGCCGCCGGCCGGCTCTGGGACGGTGTCCTGCTGGTGGCCGGCACCCCGGGCTTCTACGAGCTGAAGCGCACCCGGGACCTGGACCCGATCTTCGACTGA
- a CDS encoding ribose-5-phosphate isomerase, giving the protein MRVYLGSDHAGYELKVHLANHLAKQGYDLVDIGPKGFDPDDDYPPFCLHAGAGVVADPGSLGVVIGGSGNGEQIAANKVAGVRAALAWSVETAQLGRQHNDANVVAIGARQHTLDEATAIVEAFLTTPFSGNDRHARRIAQVGEYERTRTLPDLP; this is encoded by the coding sequence ATGCGCGTCTATCTGGGATCCGACCACGCCGGGTACGAGCTGAAGGTGCACCTGGCGAACCACCTGGCCAAGCAGGGCTACGACCTGGTCGACATCGGTCCGAAGGGCTTCGACCCGGACGACGACTATCCGCCGTTCTGCCTGCACGCCGGCGCCGGGGTGGTGGCCGACCCGGGTTCGCTCGGGGTGGTGATCGGCGGTTCCGGCAACGGCGAGCAGATCGCCGCGAACAAGGTCGCCGGGGTACGCGCGGCGCTGGCCTGGAGCGTGGAGACCGCGCAGCTCGGCCGGCAGCACAACGACGCGAACGTCGTCGCGATCGGGGCCCGGCAGCACACCCTGGACGAGGCGACCGCGATCGTCGAGGCGTTCCTGACCACGCCGTTCTCCGGCAACGACCGGCACGCCCGGCGGATCGCCCAGGTCGGCGAGTACGAGCGCACCCGCACCCTCCCCGACCTCCCCTGA
- a CDS encoding GNAT family N-acetyltransferase gives MTDAEPPIETGKTPADWDGVADLLNVVFHDVRNDEARELNRATYEPARSLLVRDRGVVVAHAGAFTRELTVPGAVLSAGHVTQVGVAPTHRRRGLLTRLMRKQLQDIRAGGESIAVLWASESAIYPRFGYGMAAQRLTMEIDTRSVGLPPGGEPRLRMGEAGPLHEALVGVYDRLRAGRPGWSSRDARWWRRLLDDPPAQRHGAAARHAVLYEDADGVAGYALYRARNHWDNWSPRGQVQVDEVAAGTPEAYAQLWRFLLTIDLTRTTSYQNGTVDEPLQHLVADPRALHTQVLDGLWVRVVDVGAALAARRYATPVDVVLEVTDPLLGENAGRWRLTGDGTGAACARTADPADLSCGIADLGAVFLGGPGLSALAAAGRVRELRPGAVAAAGPAFGWHRAPASIEVF, from the coding sequence GTGACGGACGCCGAACCGCCGATCGAGACCGGGAAGACGCCCGCGGACTGGGACGGCGTGGCCGACCTGCTCAACGTGGTCTTCCACGACGTACGCAACGACGAGGCCCGGGAGCTCAACCGGGCGACCTACGAGCCGGCCCGGTCCCTGCTGGTCCGCGACCGTGGGGTGGTGGTGGCGCACGCCGGAGCGTTCACCCGGGAGTTGACCGTGCCCGGCGCGGTCCTGTCCGCCGGGCACGTCACCCAGGTCGGGGTCGCCCCCACCCACCGCCGGCGTGGCCTGCTGACCCGGCTGATGCGCAAGCAGTTGCAGGACATCAGGGCCGGTGGGGAGTCCATCGCGGTGCTGTGGGCCAGTGAATCGGCGATCTACCCGCGGTTCGGGTACGGCATGGCCGCCCAGCGGCTGACGATGGAGATCGACACCCGGTCGGTCGGGCTGCCGCCGGGCGGCGAGCCCCGGCTCCGGATGGGCGAGGCCGGCCCTCTGCACGAGGCGCTGGTCGGCGTCTACGACCGGCTGCGCGCCGGACGACCCGGTTGGTCGAGCCGGGACGCCCGGTGGTGGCGGCGGCTGCTCGACGACCCGCCCGCCCAGCGGCACGGCGCGGCCGCCCGGCACGCCGTGCTCTACGAGGACGCCGACGGGGTGGCCGGCTACGCCCTGTACCGGGCCAGGAACCACTGGGACAACTGGAGCCCGCGGGGCCAGGTCCAGGTCGATGAGGTGGCCGCCGGCACGCCGGAGGCGTACGCGCAGCTCTGGCGCTTCCTGCTCACGATCGACCTGACCCGGACGACGAGCTACCAGAACGGCACCGTGGACGAGCCGTTGCAGCACCTGGTCGCCGACCCACGGGCACTGCACACCCAGGTCCTCGACGGACTGTGGGTCCGGGTCGTGGACGTCGGCGCCGCACTCGCCGCCCGCCGGTACGCCACCCCGGTGGACGTCGTGCTCGAGGTGACCGACCCGCTGCTCGGCGAGAACGCCGGCCGCTGGCGGCTCACCGGCGACGGCACCGGCGCGGCCTGCGCGCGTACCGCCGATCCGGCCGACCTGTCCTGCGGGATAGCCGACCTCGGCGCCGTGTTCCTCGGCGGCCCGGGGCTGTCCGCGCTCGCCGCCGCCGGGCGGGTACGCGAACTGCGGCCGGGGGCGGTGGCGGCGGCCGGCCCGGCATTCGGTTGGCACCGCGCGCCGGCCAGCATCGAGGTGTTCTGA
- a CDS encoding potassium channel family protein: MTEREWPGGDRVLDWERRTAIPLTTLAVVFLAAYAVPILRPDLPAGWRTACTLTSSVIWVLFWLDFAARLVLATDRWTFLRRHLFDVAVLLLPMLRPLRAMRLILAVLMISRRTETWARGRLAVYVGTTTALLVFVAGLAALDAERGAPEANITDFGDALWWSAVTITTVGYGDHYPVTDAGRFVALGLMVGGIGLIGFVTGSLATWIVERVSPDKAAQATVADIDALRSEIAALRAALNASGDSAAHDTGPGPRPQRDPGRTTS; encoded by the coding sequence ATGACGGAGCGGGAGTGGCCCGGTGGGGACCGGGTGCTGGACTGGGAGCGCCGCACGGCGATCCCGCTGACCACCCTGGCGGTGGTGTTCCTGGCCGCGTACGCGGTGCCGATCCTGCGGCCGGACCTGCCGGCCGGCTGGCGCACCGCCTGCACGCTGACCTCCTCGGTGATCTGGGTGCTGTTCTGGCTGGACTTCGCCGCCCGGTTGGTCCTGGCGACCGACCGCTGGACGTTCCTGCGCCGGCACCTGTTCGACGTGGCCGTGCTCCTGCTGCCGATGCTGCGGCCGCTGCGGGCGATGCGGCTGATCCTGGCCGTCCTCATGATCAGTCGACGGACCGAGACCTGGGCCCGCGGCCGGCTGGCGGTCTACGTGGGGACGACGACGGCGCTGCTGGTCTTCGTGGCCGGCCTGGCCGCGCTGGACGCGGAGCGGGGGGCGCCGGAGGCGAACATCACCGACTTCGGCGACGCGCTGTGGTGGTCGGCGGTCACCATCACCACCGTCGGCTACGGCGACCACTACCCGGTCACCGACGCCGGCCGGTTCGTGGCCCTCGGCCTGATGGTCGGCGGCATCGGCCTGATCGGTTTCGTCACCGGTTCGCTGGCGACCTGGATCGTGGAGCGGGTCTCGCCGGACAAGGCGGCCCAGGCCACCGTGGCGGACATCGACGCGCTGCGGTCCGAGATCGCCGCCCTGCGCGCGGCCCTGAACGCTTCCGGAGACTCCGCGGCGCACGACACCGGGCCGGGACCCCGCCCGCAGCGGGATCCCGGCCGAACGACCAGCTGA
- a CDS encoding Uma2 family endonuclease → MAQPEFDWQLPDRAWNERDLASLPADGHRYEIIDGTLLMTPPADDDHHELADEVRGMLRLAAPRGWRVIREIGLRVPAGNVISDVTVLRPEAPRGVAWHQPADVVLVVEVESPSSRRHDRFTKPALYAEAGIESYWRIERTVHGPVAHLYRRAAPEHYELLGSIGPDETLKVDLPFPAEVAPGAWTY, encoded by the coding sequence ATGGCACAGCCAGAGTTTGACTGGCAGCTACCGGATCGGGCGTGGAACGAGCGCGATCTGGCCAGTCTGCCCGCGGATGGGCACCGCTACGAGATCATCGACGGGACCCTGCTGATGACGCCACCGGCGGACGACGATCACCACGAGCTGGCTGACGAGGTCCGGGGCATGCTCCGGCTGGCGGCTCCCCGGGGTTGGCGAGTGATCAGGGAGATCGGTCTGCGGGTGCCGGCTGGAAACGTCATCTCGGATGTGACCGTGTTGCGGCCGGAAGCCCCCCGCGGGGTCGCCTGGCACCAGCCTGCGGATGTGGTGCTGGTGGTCGAGGTGGAGTCGCCGAGCAGCCGCCGGCACGACCGGTTCACCAAGCCCGCCCTCTACGCCGAGGCCGGCATCGAGTCGTACTGGCGGATCGAGCGAACCGTCCACGGCCCGGTGGCCCACCTCTACCGGCGGGCCGCGCCGGAGCACTACGAGCTGCTCGGGTCGATCGGCCCCGACGAGACGCTCAAGGTCGATCTGCCGTTCCCGGCCGAGGTCGCCCCGGGCGCCTGGACCTACTAG
- the pepN gene encoding aminopeptidase N, giving the protein MPGTRNLTQTEATQRSRLIEVIGYDISLDLSSAGHATGNPTFRSVTEVRFRCAEPGSSTFIEVAADSVRAATLNGEPVDLSGWSAEAGLTLPDLAAENTLVVDADFPYSASGQGMHRSVDPEDGETYLYSQFETADAQRVFACFDQPDLKSVYTWHATVPAHWRVVSNMPAEREEPTGFVGGPAGAEQAEVKTVHFAESVRMSAYITALCAGPYHEVRDRHDGVDLGVYCRASMARHLDADDILLITRQGFDFFHEQFGVRYPLPKYDQLWVPDFNAGAMENFGCVTHAESHYLFRSQVTDFEYEQRANTILHELAHMWFGNLVTMRWWNDLWLNESFAEWASHWANSQATRFTDAWTTFLSIRKNWGYRQDQLSSTHPVYCEMPDLAAVEVNFDGITYAKGASVIKQLVAYVGIEPFRTGLRTYFTRYAWGNATFDDLLSELEAASGRELRKFAAQWLETAQVNTLRPEVSIDGDGNYESVTVRQDAPADHPTLRTHRIGVGLYDLRDGVLVRRDRIELDVTGERTELAALRGVPAPDVLLLNDEDLTYAKLRLDDRSMAGVVRHISAFDSALARALCWSAAWDMVRDAELAARDYLALVLAGLPAESDINLVTQTLRQASATLISYADPGWAPTGWADLARTARDVLLAAEPGSGLQLAWARAYASAARSDADLAALRGWLDGVGVPAGLVIDTELRWSVLASLVAKGAAEPAAIDAELAGDRTASGEREAAYVRALLPTAENKADVWDALTGAAALPNWRHRSLLQGFQHPTQVDLVAPYAERFFATVGQVWASRDNESAQEFVILAYPSYQISDATVAATDAWLAESGHPAPLRRLVAEGRDGVIRALTARAKDAAAAA; this is encoded by the coding sequence GTGCCAGGTACGCGCAACCTCACTCAGACCGAGGCGACCCAACGGTCCCGCCTGATCGAGGTCATCGGATACGACATCAGCCTAGACCTCTCCTCGGCCGGTCACGCCACCGGCAATCCGACGTTCCGGTCGGTGACCGAGGTCCGGTTCCGCTGTGCCGAACCCGGCAGCTCCACCTTCATCGAGGTCGCCGCCGACTCGGTCCGCGCCGCCACGCTCAACGGCGAGCCGGTGGACCTCTCCGGCTGGTCGGCCGAGGCCGGGCTCACCCTGCCCGATCTGGCCGCCGAGAACACCCTCGTGGTGGACGCCGACTTCCCCTACTCGGCGAGCGGTCAGGGCATGCACCGCAGTGTCGACCCCGAGGACGGCGAGACCTACCTCTACAGCCAGTTCGAGACGGCCGACGCGCAGCGGGTCTTCGCCTGCTTCGACCAGCCGGATCTGAAGAGCGTCTACACCTGGCACGCCACCGTGCCGGCGCACTGGCGGGTGGTGTCGAACATGCCCGCCGAGCGCGAGGAGCCGACCGGCTTCGTCGGCGGACCGGCCGGTGCCGAGCAGGCCGAGGTGAAGACCGTGCACTTCGCCGAGTCGGTCCGGATGAGCGCCTACATCACCGCGCTCTGCGCCGGCCCGTACCACGAGGTCCGGGACCGGCACGACGGCGTCGACCTGGGCGTGTACTGCCGGGCCTCGATGGCCCGGCACCTCGACGCCGACGACATCCTGCTCATCACCAGGCAGGGCTTCGACTTCTTCCACGAGCAGTTCGGCGTCCGCTACCCGCTGCCCAAGTACGACCAGCTCTGGGTGCCCGACTTCAACGCCGGGGCGATGGAGAACTTCGGCTGCGTCACCCACGCCGAGTCGCACTACCTGTTCCGCTCCCAGGTCACCGACTTCGAGTACGAGCAGCGGGCCAACACGATCCTGCACGAGCTGGCGCACATGTGGTTCGGCAACCTGGTCACGATGCGCTGGTGGAACGACCTCTGGCTCAACGAGTCGTTCGCCGAGTGGGCCAGCCACTGGGCCAACAGCCAGGCCACCCGGTTCACCGACGCCTGGACCACCTTCCTGTCCATCCGGAAGAACTGGGGCTACCGGCAGGACCAGCTCTCCTCCACCCATCCGGTCTACTGCGAGATGCCGGACCTGGCCGCCGTCGAGGTCAACTTCGACGGCATCACCTACGCCAAGGGCGCCAGCGTCATCAAGCAACTCGTCGCGTACGTGGGGATCGAGCCGTTCCGGACCGGCCTACGGACCTACTTCACCCGGTACGCCTGGGGCAACGCGACCTTCGACGACCTGCTGTCGGAGTTGGAGGCCGCGTCCGGCCGCGAACTGCGCAAGTTCGCCGCCCAGTGGCTGGAGACCGCGCAGGTCAACACGCTGCGGCCGGAGGTCTCGATCGACGGCGACGGCAACTACGAGTCGGTGACGGTCCGCCAGGACGCCCCCGCCGACCACCCGACGCTGCGTACCCACCGGATCGGGGTCGGCCTCTACGACCTGCGCGACGGCGTGCTGGTGCGGCGGGACCGGATCGAGCTGGACGTCACCGGTGAGCGGACCGAACTCGCCGCCCTGCGCGGGGTGCCGGCGCCGGACGTGCTGCTGCTCAACGACGAGGACCTGACCTACGCCAAGCTGCGGCTCGACGACCGGTCGATGGCAGGCGTCGTCCGGCACATCAGCGCGTTCGACTCCGCGCTCGCCCGGGCGCTGTGCTGGTCGGCGGCGTGGGACATGGTCCGCGACGCCGAACTGGCCGCCCGCGACTACCTGGCCCTGGTGCTGGCCGGGCTGCCGGCCGAGTCCGACATCAACCTGGTCACCCAGACGCTCCGCCAGGCCAGCGCGACCCTGATCTCGTACGCCGATCCGGGCTGGGCGCCGACCGGCTGGGCCGACCTGGCCCGCACCGCCCGGGACGTGCTGCTGGCCGCCGAGCCCGGCAGCGGGTTGCAACTCGCCTGGGCCCGCGCGTACGCCTCGGCGGCCCGGTCCGACGCCGACCTGGCCGCCCTGCGCGGCTGGCTGGACGGCGTCGGGGTGCCGGCCGGCCTGGTCATCGACACCGAGCTGCGCTGGTCGGTGCTGGCCTCGCTGGTGGCCAAGGGCGCCGCCGAGCCGGCCGCGATCGACGCGGAGCTGGCCGGTGACCGGACCGCCAGCGGCGAGCGGGAGGCCGCGTACGTGCGGGCCCTGCTGCCGACCGCGGAGAACAAGGCGGACGTGTGGGACGCGCTCACCGGGGCGGCCGCACTGCCGAACTGGCGGCACCGGTCGCTGCTGCAGGGCTTCCAGCACCCCACCCAGGTCGACCTGGTCGCCCCGTACGCGGAACGGTTCTTCGCCACGGTCGGTCAGGTCTGGGCCAGCCGGGACAACGAGTCCGCCCAGGAGTTCGTGATCCTGGCGTACCCGTCGTACCAGATCAGCGACGCGACGGTCGCGGCCACCGACGCCTGGCTGGCCGAGTCGGGCCACCCGGCCCCGCTGCGCCGGCTGGTCGCCGAGGGCCGCGACGGCGTCATCCGGGCCCTGACCGCCCGCGCGAAGGACGCCGCCGCGGCGGCCTGA
- a CDS encoding DUF1015 family protein, whose translation MTVVHPIARAWITTGGTGAQNYDEFADDAEITAIIAANPHSALAIEMPHRAPESLGRSFLDTLPAAAARLTEAKADGSYTPAGQVIVLYRITEPASDAAAYGMFVMVDTDQISTSADEPGLVIRNEDVFLAKVRERVALAEAVGHLLSPVLLLQTGAGAELHAALAAATDAAGVPAATDIDQAGRTHAIWPLGPGERQRELLALAGGGELVVADGNHRSLAAQTGGLPRFLAVVTTPDSVAIQPYNRLVSELTTASSGLGRPAAELADELIERLRAAGAAVEPLAGPPSGPAAGGTVQIYAAGRGWAVTLPAGAGSRVDNLDHALVERVLLRDVLGLDPGDKRISYVGGDYPATWLVGEVDAGRAELAILIAPVTVDDFVAVNLAREKLPRKSTWFTPKARGGLVLAELDR comes from the coding sequence ATGACGGTCGTGCATCCGATCGCCCGGGCCTGGATCACCACTGGCGGCACCGGCGCGCAGAACTACGACGAGTTCGCCGATGACGCGGAGATCACCGCGATCATCGCGGCCAATCCACACAGCGCCCTCGCCATCGAGATGCCGCACCGGGCACCGGAGAGCCTCGGGCGGTCGTTCCTCGACACCCTGCCGGCCGCCGCGGCCCGGCTCACCGAGGCGAAGGCCGACGGCAGCTACACCCCGGCCGGGCAGGTGATCGTCCTGTACCGGATCACCGAGCCGGCCAGCGACGCCGCCGCGTACGGGATGTTCGTCATGGTCGACACCGACCAGATCTCCACCAGCGCGGACGAGCCCGGCCTGGTGATCCGCAACGAGGATGTCTTCCTCGCCAAGGTGCGGGAGCGGGTCGCCCTCGCCGAGGCGGTCGGACACCTGCTCTCGCCGGTGCTGCTGCTGCAGACCGGCGCGGGCGCGGAGCTGCACGCCGCCCTGGCCGCCGCCACCGACGCCGCCGGGGTGCCGGCCGCCACCGACATCGACCAGGCCGGCCGCACCCACGCCATCTGGCCGCTCGGCCCCGGCGAGCGGCAGCGGGAGTTGCTGGCGCTGGCCGGCGGCGGGGAGCTGGTGGTGGCCGATGGCAACCACCGCAGTCTCGCCGCCCAGACCGGCGGCCTGCCCCGCTTCCTCGCGGTCGTCACCACGCCCGACTCGGTCGCCATCCAGCCGTACAACCGGTTGGTCAGCGAGTTGACCACCGCCTCGTCCGGGCTGGGCCGGCCGGCGGCGGAGCTGGCCGACGAGCTGATCGAACGGCTCCGGGCGGCCGGTGCCGCCGTCGAGCCGCTGGCCGGACCGCCGTCCGGGCCGGCCGCCGGCGGCACCGTCCAGATCTACGCCGCCGGGCGCGGTTGGGCGGTCACCCTGCCCGCCGGGGCCGGCAGCCGGGTCGACAACCTCGACCACGCCCTGGTCGAGCGGGTGCTGCTGCGCGACGTGCTCGGGCTCGACCCGGGTGACAAGCGGATCTCGTACGTCGGGGGCGACTACCCGGCGACCTGGCTGGTCGGCGAGGTGGACGCCGGCCGGGCGGAGCTGGCCATCCTGATCGCGCCGGTGACGGTCGACGACTTCGTGGCGGTCAACCTGGCCCGGGAGAAGCTGCCCCGCAAGAGCACCTGGTTCACCCCGAAGGCACGCGGCGGCCTGGTCCTGGCCGAGCTGGACCGGTGA
- a CDS encoding amidase → MATELHDLTAVDQAAAIRRGELSSTELVGHYLSRVAAHGATVGAFVTVTAELARTQAAAADAAPPAGRGPLHGVPTAIKDLTLTAGVRTTFGSAAFADYVPPVDADVVRALRAAGMISLGKTTTSELGSSLYSEGLVAPPARNPWHLAYTAGGSSGGAAAAVAAGLVPVAQGSDGGGSVRIPAALCGLVGYKPSRGVISGGPLGSGAFGLPTHGPIGRTVGDVAAMLDAMAGRVPGEPFLAPPLPEGGYLATARRAAPGRLRIGRFTAPMLADEPVDPACLAAVDGAAEALAAAGHEVVEVAAPLRPEVWPLFETIWYVLALAPVPPEREESLLPLTRLMRQRGAAISAGTLSATLAELQSLVRAGLRATDHCDLLLCPTLATPQAPVGWFAETGDPDDDFDRQRRFSPYCAIFNVTGQPSVSLPVATTPDGLPVGVLLTGRYGEDERVVAAAAELERVTGGWDRHPAIWTAPASANVNNA, encoded by the coding sequence ATGGCAACCGAGCTGCATGACCTGACCGCCGTCGACCAGGCCGCCGCGATCCGCCGGGGCGAGCTGAGCAGCACCGAACTGGTCGGGCACTACCTGTCCCGGGTGGCCGCGCACGGGGCGACGGTGGGGGCCTTCGTGACTGTCACCGCGGAGCTGGCCCGGACCCAGGCGGCCGCCGCCGATGCCGCGCCGCCGGCCGGCCGGGGTCCGCTGCACGGGGTGCCGACCGCGATCAAGGACCTGACGCTGACCGCCGGGGTGCGTACCACCTTCGGCTCGGCGGCCTTCGCCGACTACGTCCCGCCGGTGGACGCCGACGTGGTCCGGGCGCTGCGCGCGGCGGGCATGATCAGCCTGGGCAAGACCACCACCTCCGAGCTGGGCAGCTCGCTCTACTCGGAGGGGCTGGTCGCGCCGCCGGCCCGTAACCCGTGGCACCTCGCGTACACGGCCGGCGGGTCCAGCGGCGGGGCCGCTGCCGCGGTCGCCGCGGGCCTGGTGCCGGTGGCGCAGGGCTCCGACGGCGGCGGCTCGGTCCGCATCCCCGCGGCGCTCTGCGGTCTGGTGGGCTACAAGCCCAGCCGGGGGGTGATCTCCGGCGGGCCACTCGGCTCCGGCGCGTTCGGGCTGCCGACCCACGGCCCGATCGGCCGGACCGTCGGTGACGTGGCGGCGATGCTCGACGCGATGGCCGGCCGGGTGCCGGGGGAGCCGTTCCTGGCCCCGCCGCTGCCCGAGGGGGGTTACCTGGCCACGGCCCGGCGGGCGGCGCCGGGCCGGCTGCGGATCGGCCGGTTCACCGCGCCGATGCTCGCCGACGAGCCGGTCGACCCCGCCTGCCTGGCGGCGGTGGACGGCGCCGCCGAGGCGTTGGCGGCGGCCGGGCACGAGGTGGTCGAGGTGGCGGCGCCGCTGCGGCCCGAGGTGTGGCCGCTCTTCGAGACCATCTGGTACGTGCTGGCGCTCGCCCCGGTGCCGCCGGAGCGGGAGGAGTCGCTGCTGCCGCTGACCCGGCTGATGCGCCAGCGGGGGGCGGCGATCTCGGCCGGGACGCTGAGCGCCACCCTGGCCGAGCTGCAGAGCCTGGTCCGGGCGGGGCTGCGGGCGACCGACCACTGCGACCTGCTGCTCTGCCCGACGCTGGCGACCCCGCAGGCGCCGGTCGGCTGGTTCGCCGAGACCGGCGACCCGGACGACGACTTCGACCGGCAGCGCCGCTTCTCGCCGTACTGCGCGATCTTCAACGTGACCGGGCAGCCGTCGGTGTCGCTGCCGGTCGCGACCACGCCGGACGGCCTGCCGGTGGGGGTCCTGCTGACCGGCCGGTACGGCGAGGACGAGCGGGTGGTGGCCGCCGCCGCCGAGCTGGAACGCGTCACCGGGGGCTGGGATCGCCACCCCGCGATCTGGACAGCCCCGGCCTCCGCTAACGTGAACAACGCCTGA